From the genome of Vicinamibacterales bacterium:
ATCGACACGACGAACATCCTCTTCATCTGCGGCGGCGCGTTCGTGGGCCTCGAGAAGGTCGTCGAGCGGCGCCTGGGCAAGAAGACGCTCGGGTTCAAGGCCGACGTGAAGTCGCGCAAGCAGCGCGACGCCGGCACGCTCCTCGAGCAGATCGAGCCGCAGGACCTCATCAAGTTCGGCCTCATCCCCGAGTTCGTCGGCCGTCTGCCCGTGCTGGGCACGCTCCACGAGCTCGACCGCCCGGCGCTGGTGCAGATCCTCACGCAGCCGCGCAACGCCATCGCCCGGCAGTACCAGAAGCTCTTCGAATACGAGAACGTCAAACTCCGCTTCACCGACGACGCGCTCGAGGCCATCGCGGACATGGCCCTCGAGCGCAAGATCGGCGCGCGCGGTCTTCGGATGATCATCGAAGACCTGATGCTCGAGCTGATGTACACGCTGCCCGGCCAGAAGAAGGGCCGCGAATACGTGGTCACCCGCGAGATGGTGCTCAACAAGAACACCGGGCTCGAGGTCATCGAGAAGGCTGGTTGATGGACGTCTACGAAACCCTCCCCGTCGTCCCGCTGCGCGACGTCGTCGTGTTCCCGCACATGATGATGCCGTTCGTCATCGGGCGGCCGTCGTCCATCCGCGCGCTCGAGCACGCGCTCGGCAAGGACAAGCGGATCTTCCTGGCGGCCCAGCACGACGCGAGCACCGACGACCCGCGACCCGAGGACGTGTTCCTGATGGGCTGCGTCGCCAACGTGGTGCAGAGCCTCAAGCTGCCCGACGGCAACATCAAGGTCCTGGTCGAGGGCGTCGAGCGCGCCCGCGTCATCGAGTGGAAGGAAGACAAGGGCTTCTTCCGCGTGGTGGTCAAAGTGCTGCAGAAGCAGCGCGAGACCTCCGGCGACGTCGAGCAGACCATGAGCCGCGTCGTGGCGCTGTTCGAGCAGTACGTGAAGCTCTCGAACAACCTCCACTACGACGCCATGATCGCCGCCGTGAAGGTGGACGATCCCGGCAAGCTGGCCGACACCATCGCGGCCCACCTCCTCGTCGGCGTGGACGAGAAGCAGAATCTCCTCGAGATCATCTCGCCGCTCGAACGCCTCAACCGCATCGCCGGCATCCTCGATGCCGAGGTGGACAAGCTCCAGGTCGATCGCCGCATCCAGTCTCGCGTGAAGAAGCAGATGGAGAAGGCGCAGAAGGAGTACTACCTCAACGAGAAGATGAAGGCGATCCAGAAGGAGCTGGGGCGCAAGGACGACAAGGGCAACGAGACCGACGATCTGAAGAAGAAGATCGAACAGGCCCGGATGCCGAAGGACGTCGCCGAGAAGGCCATCCAGGAGTTGAAGCGCCTCGAGGCCATGCCGCCGATGTCGGCCGAGGCCACCGTCTCGCGCAACTACCTCGACTGGCTGATCGCGGTGCCCTGGCACAAGAAGACCAAGGAGAGCCGCGACCTGAAGGTGGCCGAGCACGTGCTCAACGAGGACCACTACGGCCTCGAGAAGATCAAGGAGCGGGTGCTCGAGTTCCTGGCCGTGCGCGCCCTGGTGAAGAAGCCGAAGGCCACCATCCTCACGCTGGCGGGCCCTCCGGGCGTCGGCAAGACGTCCCTCGCCAAGTCGATCGCCCGCGCCATGAACCGCAAGTTCGTGCGCCTGTCGCTCGGCGGCGTGCGCGACGAGGCCGAGATCCGCGGCCACCGCCGCACCTACATCGGCGCGTTCCCCGGCCAGATCATCCAGATGATGAAGAAGGCCGGCACCGTGAACCCGGTCTTCCTGCTCGACGAAGTCGAGAAGATGTCGATGGACTTCCGGGGCGACCCGTCGGCCGCCCTGCTCGAGGTCCTGGACCCCGAGCAGAACTCCACCTTCCAGGACCACTACCTGGACGTCGAGTACGACCTGTCGAACGTGATGTTCATCTGCACGGCCAACGTGCTGCACACGATTCCGCAGGCGCTCCGGGACCGCATGGAGGTCCTGCAGCTCGCCGGGTACACCGAGGTCGAGAAAATCGAGATTGCCAAGCGCTACCTCGTGCCGAAGGCCATCGAGGGCAGCGGCCTGACGGACAAGCAGATCAGCTTCGGCGGCGACGCCATCCAGACCATCATCCAGCGCTACACGCGCGAGGCCGGCGTCCGCAGCCTCGAGCGCGAGATCAACTCCGTGTGCCGGAAGGTGGCGCGGAAGGTCGTCACCGAGGGCGCGGCCACGTTCGAGGAGATCACGCCCGACAAGGTCACGCAGTACCTGGGCGTGCCCCGCTTCCGGCCGAGCCTGGCCGAGGAGCAGAACGAGGTCGGCGTGGCCACGGGCCTGGCGTGGACCGAGGTGGGCGGCGAGATCCTGGTCACGGAAGCGACGCTCATGCCGGGCCGCGGCCGCCTGACGCTCACCGGCAAG
Proteins encoded in this window:
- the lon gene encoding endopeptidase La; this translates as MDVYETLPVVPLRDVVVFPHMMMPFVIGRPSSIRALEHALGKDKRIFLAAQHDASTDDPRPEDVFLMGCVANVVQSLKLPDGNIKVLVEGVERARVIEWKEDKGFFRVVVKVLQKQRETSGDVEQTMSRVVALFEQYVKLSNNLHYDAMIAAVKVDDPGKLADTIAAHLLVGVDEKQNLLEIISPLERLNRIAGILDAEVDKLQVDRRIQSRVKKQMEKAQKEYYLNEKMKAIQKELGRKDDKGNETDDLKKKIEQARMPKDVAEKAIQELKRLEAMPPMSAEATVSRNYLDWLIAVPWHKKTKESRDLKVAEHVLNEDHYGLEKIKERVLEFLAVRALVKKPKATILTLAGPPGVGKTSLAKSIARAMNRKFVRLSLGGVRDEAEIRGHRRTYIGAFPGQIIQMMKKAGTVNPVFLLDEVEKMSMDFRGDPSAALLEVLDPEQNSTFQDHYLDVEYDLSNVMFICTANVLHTIPQALRDRMEVLQLAGYTEVEKIEIAKRYLVPKAIEGSGLTDKQISFGGDAIQTIIQRYTREAGVRSLEREINSVCRKVARKVVTEGAATFEEITPDKVTQYLGVPRFRPSLAEEQNEVGVATGLAWTEVGGEILVTEATLMPGRGRLTLTGKLGDVMQESAQAAMSYIRSRAEELGIPKDFNRKLDVHVHIPEGAIPKDGPSAGITLATAMISALAKVKTRREVAMTGEITLRGKVLPIGGVKEKVLAAHRAGVTNIL